The DNA region GCAACCTATGAGGGAAATAAGGAGTGGAATGCAAGGATATTTAAGGGGATTATTGAAGCAGCCGGAAGGGATCATCTCGTTTTAAGTGATCCGCAAACTGGCCAACGTACTCTGATCACTATGGTATCTTTCGATTATGCGACTTTTGATGAAGAAATTGAGTACGAATATCCATTTGGGGCGGGTCCTTCCTTAGGTACCTATCCGCCAAGATAAATAGTATTATAGAACACCAATTGACGACCAATTGGTGTTCTTTTTGTGGATAAGGACTTCACAGATGCAAACTATCATGTAGGTTGATTTTTTGCTAAAAAAATCAGGAACTGCCTAAAAAGACAGTGTCCTGATTCACTGTATAAGAATTATTCTCCATTGACGAGCAGTAGCCACAAGATCATGAGGGAGTATTGTGGGGGGATAACTACTTGAAAGTGAAGAATAGTTCAACTAAACATTAGTAGGGAGGGAAGGAGACCCCCACTGATGAAAGTTTCACTTTTTTCCGCATTAACGTGCCGTACTTAGGCTCTCTTCTTCAATCCTGTATACTGGACAATCTCATTTACGAGCTCTTCTATATCTTGATTAGAAAGATGCTTGGTTTCGATGATGTTATGCTTTGCATCAAACTCATCCCATTTATCCGTCAGGATCTTAATACCCAGTTCCTCCTTGTTTCGATAGAAGTGTGTTCCGGGATATGGTGATGTGTAGGACATATAAATTCTACTGCCACTATCATATAATTTCTTTATAAACTCTTTAGTTTCTCGTATCGTTTCCTTGGTATCCTGAGGAAATGGAATCATAAACGAGGATGCCACGTTAATATCCAGTTTCTTGCAGGTTTTAATGACTTTTACTACTTGTTCTTTGGTAATTCCTTTCACGGAATCGAGAATTCTTTGGGATCCTGATTCCACCCCAAACTGGATGGACCGACAGCCTGCACTCGCCATATCTGCTAAAAGCTCCTCATCCACCACGTCAACCCTTGTTGCACAGCCCCATTGAATGGGATACTCCAGTTGTTTAATAAGTTCTAGTAATTTTTTTACCCATTTTTTATTAATTGTGAAAAGGTCTTCCGAGAAAAAAGTATAGGTTGCCCCACGTTTTTCGTATAACATCCTGAGTTCTTCGATGATATTCTCCGGACTTCTTGGTCTACGGCGCCCCTCCCAAATAAAGGATGCTGAGCAGAAGGGACATTGAAACGGACAACCCCCCCTAGCCGTAGATATATTCCATTGCTCTTGATAAAATTCTAATGGAAACAAGTCCCTGGCCGGATACGGTAACGCATCCGGGTCAAGGAGTTCTCTTCGTTGATTAAGGTTTATCTTCCCATCAGCGTCCTTGTAGCCTATCCCTTTAATATCTTCAAGCTGTCCCTCTCCATCTATTAGGTACTTAACCAGCTCAGACATGGTAGCTTCACCTTCTCCGATGGCAACATAATCGATCGCATCTTCGAGTAATACCTGTTCGGGAAGAATCGAAGCATGGGGACCTCCTATGACAATGCTAATGCTGTTATCCAATTCTTTAATCCTTTTCGCTATGATTAGGGCATTA from Neobacillus sp. FSL H8-0543 includes:
- a CDS encoding radical SAM protein; this encodes MEIVLINAPVTKVSPHSKLALPLGLAYIASVLIQEGRTVSAIDFNISGLNLRRVDNIVKKRPSVIGISAHTETYPNALIIAKRIKELDNSISIVIGGPHASILPEQVLLEDAIDYVAIGEGEATMSELVKYLIDGEGQLEDIKGIGYKDADGKINLNQRRELLDPDALPYPARDLFPLEFYQEQWNISTARGGCPFQCPFCSASFIWEGRRRPRSPENIIEELRMLYEKRGATYTFFSEDLFTINKKWVKKLLELIKQLEYPIQWGCATRVDVVDEELLADMASAGCRSIQFGVESGSQRILDSVKGITKEQVVKVIKTCKKLDINVASSFMIPFPQDTKETIRETKEFIKKLYDSGSRIYMSYTSPYPGTHFYRNKEELGIKILTDKWDEFDAKHNIIETKHLSNQDIEELVNEIVQYTGLKKRA